Proteins co-encoded in one Osmerus mordax isolate fOsmMor3 chromosome 11, fOsmMor3.pri, whole genome shotgun sequence genomic window:
- the srpra gene encoding signal recognition particle receptor subunit alpha encodes MLDFFTIFSKGGIVLWCFQGTGVTESFTGPVNALIRSVILQERSGNNSFTHDALSLKYKLDNEFELVFVVGFQKILTLTYVDKLIDDVQLKFRDRYKNELEQKGALKFLNNNFQFEDDFKMLLREAEEGSKSRGPVSMRAFKESQKSQKTVKSMIETKGGDKAKEQGSKKNKNSKKEAPAAEVGKGEQVKAPAGGQNAVENGNQGLTNEEIMQKNREQFFRKRMGAPVEKPSKSPKPQKPKGKENRVWVLGGSSTKELDYSDRQSNGNDRYDVHEVDLGMHLRPMSGDLLPVDNESSEGGDEEMEMEEEEEEEMVAVADASKKSSKKGGGFGGMFGMLKGLVGSKSLSCEDMEPVLDKMKDHLIAKNVAAEIASQLCDSVAKKLEGKVMGTFTTVASTVKQALQDSLVHILQPKRRVDILRDVLEARSQRRPFVITFCGVNGVGKSTNLAKISFWLIENGYTVLIAACDTFRAGAVEQLRTHQRRLSSLHPPQEHGGRPVVQLYEKGYGKDAAGIAMEAIAYARNQVFDVVLVDTAGRMQDNGPLMTALAKLIAVNMPDLVLFVGEALVGNEAVDQLVKFNQALADHSMSDKPRLIDGIVLTKFDTIDDKVGAAISMTYITGQPIVFVGTGQTYNDLRSLNARAVVSALMKA; translated from the exons ATGCTGGATTTCTTCACGATCTTCAGTAAGGGAGGCATAGTGTTGTGGTGTTTTCAGGGAACTGGTGTTACCGAATCCTTCACTGGGCCCGTGAACGCACTGATCCGCTCTGTAATCCTGCAG GAACGCAGTGGAAACAATTCCTTTACTCATGATGCCCTAAGTCTTAAGTACAAGTTGGACAATGAGTTCGAGTTGGTTTTTGTG GTGGGTTTTCAAAAAATTCTGACGCTGACATATGTGGACAAGCTCATAGATGATGTACAGCTTAAATTTAGGGATCGCTACAAGAATGAGCTGGAACAAAAGGGGGCTCTCAAGTTTTTGAACAATAACTTTCAGTTTGAGGATGACTTCAAGATGCTTCTCCG TGAGGCGGAAGAGGGCAGCAAATCTCGAGGCCCTGTTTCCATGCGGGCTTTCAAGGAGTCCCAGAAATCCCAGAAAACTGTGAAGTCTATGATTGAGACGAAGGGAGGTGACAAGGCCAAGGAACAGGGTAGCAAGAAGAATAAGAATTCCAAAAAAGAGG ctcctgcagctgAGGTGGGAAAAGGGGAACAAGTCAAGGCACCTGCCGGTGGCCAGAACGCTGTGGAGAACGGCAACCAGGGCTTGACCAACGAAGAGATCATGCAGAAGAACAGAGAGCAGTTCTTCCGGAAGCGCATGGGGGCTCCTGTGGAGAAGCCCAG CAAGTCTCCCAAGCCCCAGAAGCCCAAGGGGAAGGAGAATCGTGTGTGGGTGTTGGGAGGCAGCAGCACCAAGGAACTGGACTACAGTGACAGACAGAGCAACGGGAACGACCGCTACGATGTCCACGAAGTGGACCTG GGCATGCACCTGAGGCCAATGTCAGGAGACCTGCTTCCAGTAGACAACGAATCCAGTgagggaggagacgaggagatggagatggaggaggaagaagaggaggagatggtggctgTTGCTGACGCCAGTaaaaaaag CTCCAAAAAGGGGGGTGGTTTTGGGGGGATGTTTGGGATGCTCAAGGGCCTGGTGGGCTCCAAGAGCCTGAGCTGCGAGGACATGGAGCCCGTTCTGGACAAGATGAAGGACCACCTCATCG CGAAGAATGTAGCAGCTGAAATTGCCTCCCAGCTCTGTGACTCTGTCGCCAAGAAGCTGGAGGGCAAAGTCATGGGCACTTTCACCA CTGTGGCCTCCACTGTAAAGCAGGCTTTGCAGGACTCTCTGGTCCACATCCTGCAGCCCAAGCGGCGCGTGGACATCCTCCGAGACGTCCTGGAGGCCCGCAGCCAGCGCCGGCCCTTTGTCATCACCTTCTGCGGGGTCAATGGGGTCGGCAAGTCCACCAACCTGGCCAAG ATCTCCTTCTGGCTGATCGAAAACGGCTACACTGTACTGATTGCGGCGTGTGACACGTTCCGCGCCGGGGCAGTGGAACAACTGAGGACCCACCAGCGGCGCCTCAgctccctgcaccccccccaggAGCATGGGGGCCGCCCCGTGGTGCAGCTGTACGAGAAGGGCTACGGCAAGGACGCGGCAGGCATTGCCATGGAGGCTATTGCCTATG CTCGTAACCAGGTCTTTGACGTGGTACTGGTGGACACCGCTGGCCGCATGCAGGATAACGGCCCGCTGATGACAGCCCTTGCCAAGCTGATTGCCGTCAACATGCCTGATCTGGTGCTGTTCGTGGGCGAGGCCCTGGTGGGCAACGAGGCTGTAGACCAGCTG GTGAAGTTTAACCAGGCTCTGGCTGATCACTCCATGTCTGACAAACCGCGACTCATAGACGGGATCGTTCTTACAAAGTTTGACACCATCGATGATAAG GTTGGTGCTGCCATCTCCATGACATACATCACAGGCCAGCCCATCGTGTTCGTGGGCACTGGACAAACCTACAACGACCTGCGCAGCCTCAATGCCCGTGCTGTGGTCAGTGCCCTCATGAAGGCCTGA